The DNA sequence TTCATTTTATTTAACATTGTATTGGGCTGAAGCACTTGCTCAACAAAATTCAGATTTGGAAATGAAGCAAAAGTTTGAAAAAGTTTCGAAAAATTTGTTTGATAATGAATCTAAAATTGTTGAAGAATTAATTTCTGTTCAAGGAAAACAAGTTGATCTTGGAGGTTATTATTTTCCAGATGAAGAATTAGCAAATAATATAATGCGACCAAGTAAAATTTTAAATTCCATAATTGATTCAATATAAATTTATCTATAGAATAAAACGGAGAAAATTTTTCTCCGTTTGTATTAAAATAATTGCACAATATATTATAAAAATATCTGGGAATATTGATAAAACTTGGACATCAATTTCAGAAGAACTTGAATGGATTTCGAACACAGCTAAATATAAAACAACATTTGAAAATCCGCCTTTAAAACTAATTATTGCAAACTTTGTAAAAAAGACTATGTTTTAGAATTGACTGTCGTTTTATTAAAAAAGAAAAATTAACAATTGAAGCAACAAGAGCAAAAATTGATCAAAGAAAAGCAATTAAGAACTCATTTGATTTTAAAAGTAATTGAGAGAAATAAAATGTTTGTGTGCTTAAAAAGTGACATTTAGTGACAATGCCTTATAAAAACTATACAATTCCTGAGAAAATATGTAAACTGAGGAATGATGAATAATGTGATTTTGAATTAAAAACGCACTTTTGAAGTAAATTCAAAGTACTGCAAATATAGAGCGGTGTTTTTTGGACGAAGTTCGAACATTTTTTGAGCAAAACCCCGAAAACTAATTTGGACTCGGCGGGGCAAACTATTTTTCTGGGGGAATGGAATTGCCCCGCCTCGGCTTTCTTCCCGCCCGCAGGAGGGGTCTGGGGAGGAATGCGGGCGGGTTTTTGAACCTTTCCTTTTTCGCTTCCGAATTTCGTGCCAGTTGAAAACTGGCGCGCCACTTAAAATTTAATTTATCCCAACTTTTTTAATATTTCGGCAAACTCTTCATCTGTCGCCATTTCGCCTTTCAAAATAGCGCAATCTTTACCCTGCCAATACGATTGCATATTCATATTCTTGCGGGTTACTTTTTCCGCCATTTGACGATTGCTACCGATCTGTCCCATGAAAAACTGAACGCCGCCCTCAAAAATTTCCTCGCAGGTTTTGACACTGCCGTCAGCATTGACACAGTAAAGACAAAACTGGGAATTTTCGTCCCCTCCCGCAAAATCTTCTTTTTTACTCATAGGCATTCCACATGCCTCGCAATATTTTTGCATAGTTTTATATTTTGTTACTTATTAATTTTGTATTTAAATATCATTATTTGTCATCTTTCCATTTCCATGCAAACCGAATAATCCAAAGAAGGGTGGCAATTTCTATAATGCTGAAAAATATGTAATAGATTGTCGGAGAACCAAAAATAGAAGACAGTTGAACCAGAAGCATTATTACGCCTGCAACGATGTTTGACCAGCGATTTACTTCATACTTTAGTATACGAGACAACAGAAACATAGCAACTGGAATCTCCATTAATATTGAAAATCCTAATAAAAAACTCTGGGTAAATTCCATGCCTCCTGATGCACCTGTCGTCACAAGCGATTTTAGCATTATAGGATCATATATTCCAAAAAGGTCGCAATAAATGTAGTTAAACAGCAAAAACATCCATAATGTTGAGAGCTTTTCTTTTGTACTCATAATTTTTTGTATTAATTAAATTAGTTTTTTTCTGCGACCTAAGAAGCAGAAAAACACCTTGAAACCCCTCTATATAAATTAAAAATCAAATTTTCGTCATTCTTCAACTAAGATGTTTAAATCTGACTTGTTATAAATATTGTTACCTCTCATTGATTTTTTAACTTTCCAACAAGTAATCGCATCTTTTTTTGTTCTATCAGGATTGTCCTTTAAAAAATCTCTAATATAAGTATTATATTCAAATTGTGGAGCAATTTCACTTTTATAATTTGGATCTTTTTTCTTTCTTTGCTCCTTATTCCATTCATCAATAAAATCTTTATAAGTTTTTTTACCAGTGTTTTTTTTAAACCAATCCAACAAATGAACAGTAAAATGAAACTGCTTACCAATATTAGACTGTAAAAATTCTTTTTTTTCTTTGTATGTTCTGTATTCTATTCCTATAATAGTATCTCTACTTATTGGATTTTTTGGCTTTGTTGGTTTATGAAGTCTCACTTTTTCTGAGCCACTATCTTTTACAATCCTACCCGTTCTTAGATATTCTGCAATTCTATGGGTAATTTCTATTTTTCCGCCAAAGTTGGTAATGCCAATTTCTTTGCAAAAAGCTGTCAATTCACTTTTTAGCCAATAAAAATCTTGAAAATCTTTAAGGTTTATTTTTTTGTTTAATTCTGGTCTTTTTTCCATAATTTAATTATACAAGAGATTAAATAAAAACTCATTATCTTTTTATTTCATGATCGTGTTATTATCATCTCTTCTTTCTATTAAAAATGCAATAAATGTAAAAACAAGATAAGCTAAAAAGATCATTAATGATTTCAATTTCGGACTTGTTTGCATAATCAATGGTTCTGGCATAAATGTAATAAAGGTGAAGAAAGAAGACATTATTAAAATTAAGAATAGCAAGGCAGGACGATTGATTTTTGTATTTTTGTTTTTATAGAGATAAAAACCAGTAATCGCCACAAGAACTATTTCAGTAAAATATGAAAACAATGGAAAATCCCATAAGCCCAATCCGACTTTATACTCATTAAAATAAAGAGGAAGATTTGATTTTTGAAATAGAAAATCAATAAACCAGTGTGATAACAACCCAATTGAAAGAACTGCACCCCATATATTATTTTTGAATTTCCAGAAGATTAAAAAAGTAGCCAGTGAAAATATCGTGGCGAATAATAAAGAGTGCGAATAAGGAAGGTATTCGATAACTGTTCTGTAAAATGGATTTTGATTTCCTGTATAGTGTATTTTTTCTATTCCAAGTATAATTAAAACAAAAGCTAACAAGTCTAAAAACTGAACCGAAATGAACAGCAACCACAAAGGAATTTGCCTATGTTTATTCTTGAGTGCAATAGAAATCGCATAATGACCAATATACATATTGTTATAGTTCCTTATAATTTCAATAATAACTCCATCGCAATTTTTTCCTTTTTAGATAAATCCACCAAAATTTCAGAGGCTTTATTTATGTATTCAATATTTTTCGTTTCGGCTGTTTTTTCAAATAGGCCTGAAACATTTGTCCACAAGATTGCTATTTCAACAAACATCTTGTGAGCTTCATTTAGTTTTTCTATTTTCAACAAATCATAGCTTTCTTTCAAAAAGTCCCTATAAATATTTCTAAAAATTGCTCCGCCCGTTCCAGCCTTTTCCATTAGCATGGC is a window from the Ignavibacteriota bacterium genome containing:
- a CDS encoding cytoplasmic protein: MEKRPELNKKINLKDFQDFYWLKSELTAFCKEIGITNFGGKIEITHRIAEYLRTGRIVKDSGSEKVRLHKPTKPKNPISRDTIIGIEYRTYKEKKEFLQSNIGKQFHFTVHLLDWFKKNTGKKTYKDFIDEWNKEQRKKKDPNYKSEIAPQFEYNTYIRDFLKDNPDRTKKDAITCWKVKKSMRGNNIYNKSDLNILVEE
- a CDS encoding metal-dependent hydrolase, which codes for MYIGHYAISIALKNKHRQIPLWLLFISVQFLDLLAFVLIILGIEKIHYTGNQNPFYRTVIEYLPYSHSLLFATIFSLATFLIFWKFKNNIWGAVLSIGLLSHWFIDFLFQKSNLPLYFNEYKVGLGLWDFPLFSYFTEIVLVAITGFYLYKNKNTKINRPALLFLILIMSSFFTFITFMPEPLIMQTSPKLKSLMIFLAYLVFTFIAFLIERRDDNNTIMK